Proteins from one Desulfonema limicola genomic window:
- a CDS encoding AAA family ATPase translates to MTDNTTQFTGATRYVLDKELAGIVNISMALEMPLLLKGEPGTGKTMLAHAIAESLNMPLLVLNVKSSMKLIEALYQYDTLTRLNDSRFADSTRDVSNIEDYIKMGKIGQAFAADVRTVLLIDEIDKADTDFQDDMLDVLDQMEFDIIEIDKTVRTKHRPVIIITSNAKKDLSDPFLGRCNFHHIAFPDPKMMRRIIDVHFPGLNEDLLEHAIQTFYSLRDLDSIEKKPATRELINWIRALNADPDFKPKNLRKGEVPFLGILFKKSQDYQRAATFTSRRRIF, encoded by the coding sequence ATGACTGACAACACAACACAATTCACAGGTGCAACCCGTTATGTTTTAGACAAGGAACTTGCAGGTATTGTTAATATTTCAATGGCCCTTGAAATGCCCCTTCTTCTTAAAGGAGAACCAGGCACAGGCAAAACCATGCTGGCCCATGCCATTGCAGAGAGCCTGAATATGCCTTTGCTTGTTTTAAATGTTAAATCAAGCATGAAACTTATTGAAGCTTTGTATCAATATGATACTCTTACCAGGTTAAATGACAGCCGTTTTGCTGATTCCACACGGGATGTCAGCAATATTGAAGATTATATCAAAATGGGCAAAATAGGCCAGGCATTTGCCGCTGATGTCAGGACAGTTCTGCTTATCGACGAAATAGACAAGGCGGATACAGATTTTCAAGATGATATGCTGGATGTTTTAGACCAGATGGAATTTGATATTATTGAAATAGATAAAACTGTCAGAACAAAGCACAGGCCGGTTATTATTATTACATCAAATGCTAAAAAGGATTTATCAGACCCCTTTTTGGGAAGATGCAATTTTCACCATATTGCATTTCCTGATCCCAAGATGATGCGCCGGATAATTGATGTTCATTTTCCAGGTCTGAACGAAGACCTCCTGGAACATGCCATTCAAACCTTTTATTCCCTTCGTGATCTTGATTCTATTGAAAAAAAACCAGCTACCCGTGAATTGATAAACTGGATACGCGCTCTAAATGCAGACCCTGATTTTAAGCCTAAAAACCTGCGCAAAGGAGAGGTTCCCTTTCTTGGAATTCTGTTTAAAAAAAGCCAGGATTATCAAAGAGCTGCCACTTTTACCAGCAGAAGAAGAATCTTTTAG
- a CDS encoding vWA domain-containing protein, which translates to MFIDFFYILKSSGVPVSPTSFLTLQKALSKGLINSLDEFYTGSRAILVKSERYFDIFDQVFAHYFEGAELPDFEGFELDEMARNLLEEWLKNPNLIAGAFNADKDELSKLTPDELIEYFKERLKEQTEAHHGGSKWIGTGGTSPTGHSGYHPGGMRVGGVSRNKSAVKVAMDRRYKDYSLEGPLTQAMMGEALKRLRNMIPSGPRDQVNVDETIYQTMKNAGEIEIVFERSLKDRLKIILAIDNGGWSMDPYIPVVQTLFNYARAQFKEIKTYFFHNTIYDNVWADPARYRQPQKVAEFARFDPETRLILIGDASMAPYELMTADGSIHLEERSGRPSLEQLRFLSETFSHSVWLNPVPEQMWGYTRTITMIGQIFPMFELSIDGLEKAVAHLMGKA; encoded by the coding sequence ATGTTTATAGATTTTTTTTATATATTAAAAAGTTCGGGGGTTCCAGTAAGCCCAACGTCTTTTCTCACCCTCCAGAAAGCTCTTTCTAAAGGACTTATCAATTCCTTAGATGAATTTTACACTGGATCAAGGGCTATCCTGGTTAAAAGCGAGCGGTATTTTGATATTTTTGACCAGGTTTTTGCCCATTATTTTGAAGGTGCAGAACTGCCTGATTTTGAAGGATTTGAGCTTGATGAAATGGCAAGAAACCTTCTTGAAGAATGGCTCAAAAATCCAAACCTGATTGCCGGGGCATTTAATGCTGATAAGGATGAACTCAGCAAGCTTACCCCTGATGAACTTATAGAATATTTCAAGGAAAGACTCAAGGAACAGACCGAAGCCCATCACGGCGGCAGCAAATGGATTGGGACAGGAGGCACCTCGCCGACAGGACATTCAGGTTATCATCCTGGAGGTATGCGCGTGGGAGGTGTTTCAAGAAATAAATCTGCTGTCAAGGTGGCAATGGACAGGCGTTATAAAGATTATTCCCTTGAAGGCCCTTTAACCCAGGCAATGATGGGAGAAGCACTTAAAAGGCTTCGCAATATGATCCCCTCGGGTCCCAGGGATCAGGTAAATGTGGATGAAACCATTTATCAGACCATGAAAAATGCTGGGGAAATAGAGATAGTATTTGAAAGAAGCCTGAAAGACCGGCTCAAGATTATCCTGGCAATTGATAATGGGGGCTGGTCTATGGATCCATATATTCCTGTTGTCCAGACCCTTTTTAATTATGCCAGGGCCCAGTTTAAGGAAATAAAAACTTATTTTTTTCATAATACAATATACGACAATGTATGGGCAGATCCTGCCAGATATAGACAGCCCCAGAAAGTGGCTGAATTTGCAAGATTTGATCCTGAAACCAGGCTCATTTTAATAGGAGATGCCAGTATGGCACCCTATGAACTTATGACAGCAGACGGCTCCATACATCTGGAAGAAAGAAGCGGCAGGCCAAGCCTGGAACAGCTTCGTTTTTTATCTGAAACATTTTCCCACAGTGTCTGGCTCAATCCTGTTCCTGAACAGATGTGGGGATATACCCGGACAATTACCATGATCGGACAGATTTTTCCCATGTTTGAACTTTCAATAGACGGACTTGAAAAAGCTGTTGCCCATTTAATGGGAAAAGCATAA